A genomic window from Variovorax paradoxus includes:
- the secA gene encoding preprotein translocase subunit SecA produces the protein MATNFLTQIFGSRNDRLLKQYRKTVERINALEPEFEKLSDDALRAKTQEFKDRVTKGESLDDLLPEAFATVREGSKRVMKMRHFDVQLLGGMALHNGKISEMRTGEGKTLTATLPVYLNALSGQGVHVVTVNDYLANRDATWMGRLYNFLGLSVGINLPQMPREEKQAAYRSDITYGTNNEYGFDYLRDNMVYEPGDRVQRGLNYAIVDEVDSILIDEARTPLIISGQAEDHTDLYLAINKVVPLLKKQEGEADPRTGEGVTVPGDFTVDEKTHQVFLTEDGHENAERILGEFKLLPEGASLYDPANITLMHHLNAALRARHLYHRDQHYVVQQGEVVIVDEFTGRLMTGRRWSDGLHQAVEAKEGVEIQAENQTLASITFQNYFRLYGKLAGMTGTADTEAYEFQEIYGLETTIIPPNRISKREDQLDRVYKTTREKYEAAIQDIRECYERGQPVLVGTSSIENSEIIDALLTKADLPHQVLNAKQHAREADIVAQAGRTKMITIATNMAGRGTDIVLGGNIEKMIEAIENDEGRDEATKKADIEHVRAEWNKDHEFVKSLGGLRIIATERHESRRIDNQLRGRSGRQGDPGSSRFYLSLDDPLMRIFAGDRVKAIMDRLKMPDGEAIEAGIVTRSIESAQRKVEARNFDIRKQLLEYDDVSNDQRKVIYQQRNDILDAGDLTAQIAALREGCFTDLVRQYIPSESVEEQWDLDGLEKSLFNEWGIDMPLKKEVEASEAIADEDIVEKVLKNANETFDAKVALIGQENFTQFERMVLLQSIDTHWREHLASLDYLRQGIHLRGYAQKQPKQEYKREAFELFGQLLDSVKNEVTRQLMTVRVQSGEQLEEAAEALESRGENVANITYSAPTETGEVEVRVDEESQRRLAAAGLGTLSAEALAFARVGRNDPCPCGSGKKYKQCHGKLN, from the coding sequence ATGGCAACCAACTTCCTGACCCAGATTTTCGGCAGTCGCAACGACCGGCTCCTCAAGCAGTATCGCAAGACGGTGGAACGCATCAATGCGCTCGAACCCGAATTCGAGAAGCTCAGCGACGATGCGCTGCGTGCCAAGACGCAGGAGTTCAAGGACCGCGTCACCAAGGGTGAATCGCTCGACGACCTGCTGCCGGAAGCCTTCGCCACGGTGCGCGAAGGCTCCAAGCGCGTCATGAAGATGCGCCACTTCGACGTTCAATTGCTCGGCGGCATGGCGCTGCACAACGGCAAGATCTCCGAAATGCGCACCGGCGAAGGCAAGACGCTGACCGCCACGCTGCCGGTGTACCTGAACGCGCTGTCCGGCCAGGGCGTGCACGTGGTCACAGTGAACGACTACCTGGCCAATCGCGACGCGACCTGGATGGGGCGCCTCTACAACTTCCTCGGTCTCTCGGTGGGCATCAACCTGCCGCAGATGCCGCGCGAGGAAAAGCAGGCCGCTTACCGCAGCGACATCACGTACGGCACGAACAACGAGTACGGCTTCGACTACCTGCGCGACAACATGGTCTACGAGCCCGGCGACCGGGTGCAGCGCGGCCTGAACTACGCCATCGTCGACGAAGTGGACTCGATCCTGATCGACGAGGCCCGCACCCCGCTGATCATCAGCGGCCAGGCCGAAGACCACACCGACCTCTACCTGGCCATCAACAAGGTGGTGCCGCTGCTCAAGAAGCAGGAAGGCGAAGCCGACCCGCGCACGGGCGAGGGCGTCACGGTGCCCGGCGACTTCACGGTCGACGAAAAGACCCACCAGGTGTTCCTGACCGAAGACGGCCACGAGAACGCCGAGCGCATCCTGGGCGAATTCAAGCTGCTGCCCGAGGGCGCCTCGCTCTACGACCCGGCCAACATCACGCTGATGCATCACCTGAATGCAGCGCTGCGTGCACGTCACCTCTACCACCGTGACCAGCACTATGTGGTGCAGCAGGGCGAAGTGGTGATCGTCGACGAATTCACCGGCCGCCTGATGACGGGCCGCCGCTGGAGCGATGGCCTGCACCAGGCCGTGGAAGCCAAGGAAGGCGTGGAGATCCAGGCCGAGAACCAGACGCTGGCTTCCATCACCTTCCAGAACTACTTCCGCCTGTACGGCAAGTTGGCCGGCATGACCGGCACGGCCGACACCGAGGCCTACGAATTCCAGGAAATCTACGGTCTCGAGACCACGATCATTCCGCCCAACCGCATCAGCAAGCGCGAAGACCAGCTCGACCGCGTCTACAAGACGACGCGCGAGAAGTACGAAGCGGCCATTCAAGATATCCGCGAGTGCTACGAGCGCGGCCAGCCGGTGCTGGTGGGCACCTCGTCCATCGAGAACTCCGAAATCATCGACGCGCTGCTCACCAAGGCGGACCTGCCGCACCAGGTGCTCAACGCCAAGCAGCACGCTCGCGAGGCCGACATCGTGGCGCAGGCCGGCCGCACGAAGATGATCACCATCGCGACCAACATGGCTGGCCGCGGTACCGACATCGTGCTGGGCGGCAACATCGAGAAGATGATCGAGGCCATCGAGAACGACGAAGGCCGCGACGAAGCCACGAAGAAGGCCGACATCGAACACGTCCGCGCTGAATGGAACAAGGACCACGAGTTCGTGAAGTCGCTCGGCGGCCTGCGCATCATCGCGACCGAACGCCACGAGTCGCGCCGCATCGACAACCAGCTGCGCGGCCGTTCGGGCCGCCAGGGCGACCCGGGCTCTTCGCGCTTCTACCTGAGCCTGGACGATCCGCTGATGCGCATCTTCGCGGGCGACCGCGTGAAGGCGATCATGGACCGCCTGAAGATGCCCGACGGCGAAGCCATCGAAGCCGGCATCGTCACGCGCAGCATCGAGAGCGCGCAGCGCAAGGTCGAGGCGCGCAACTTCGACATTCGCAAGCAGCTGCTCGAATACGACGACGTGTCGAACGACCAGCGCAAGGTGATCTACCAGCAGCGCAACGACATCCTCGATGCGGGCGACCTCACGGCGCAGATCGCGGCGCTGCGCGAAGGCTGCTTCACCGACCTCGTGCGCCAGTACATCCCGAGCGAATCGGTCGAAGAGCAATGGGACCTGGACGGCCTCGAGAAGAGCCTCTTCAACGAGTGGGGCATCGACATGCCGCTCAAGAAGGAAGTCGAGGCCTCGGAAGCCATCGCCGACGAAGACATCGTCGAGAAGGTGCTGAAGAACGCCAATGAGACCTTCGACGCCAAGGTCGCACTGATCGGCCAGGAGAACTTCACCCAGTTCGAGCGCATGGTGCTGCTGCAGAGCATCGACACCCATTGGCGCGAACACCTGGCCTCGCTCGACTACCTGCGCCAGGGCATTCACCTGCGCGGCTATGCGCAGAAGCAGCCCAAGCAGGAATACAAGCGCGAAGCCTTCGAGCTCTTCGGCCAGTTGCTCGACTCGGTCAAGAACGAAGTCACGCGCCAGCTGATGACGGTGCGCGTGCAGTCGGGCGAGCAGCTCGAGGAAGCCGCCGAAGCGCTCGAAAGCCGCGGCGAGAACGTCGCCAACATCACCTACAGCGCGCCGACCGAAACCGGCGAAGTCGAGGTGCGTGTCGACGAGGAAAGCCAGCGCCGCCTGGCGGCCGCCGGTCTGGGCACGCTGAGCGCCGAAGCCCTGGCCTTCGCCCGCGTCGGCCGCAACGATCCGTGCCCTTGCGGCAGTGGCAAGAAGTACAAGCAGTGCCACGGCAAGCTGAACTGA
- the argJ gene encoding bifunctional glutamate N-acetyltransferase/amino-acid acetyltransferase ArgJ, giving the protein MPVNLSAPDPAALFAVPGVRIGVAEAGVRKANRKDLTVVLIDEGSAVGGVFTQNRFCAAPVQVCRDHLAANYGIRAMVINTGNANAGTGEDGLMRTRSTCIALARKLEIAPEQILPFSTGVIMEPLPVDRIEAGLPAALADADANHWARAAEGIMTTDTIPKAFSQQVQIGGATVTITGISKGAGMIRPNMATMLGFMATDAKIDPSLIQPLAKLLADASFNRVTIDGDTSTNDSFVVIATQKASHATITSLDSADGKALVAAMQNVARQLAQAIVRDGEGATKFITIQVEGGRDAAECKQVAYAVAHSPLVKTAFYASDPNLGRILAAVGYAGIADLDQTGIDLFLDDVHVAVKGGRNPSYREEDGQRVMKQSEITVRIGLGRGTASETVWTCDFSHEYVTINADYRS; this is encoded by the coding sequence ATGCCCGTGAACCTGTCTGCCCCTGATCCTGCCGCCTTGTTCGCGGTGCCCGGCGTTCGCATCGGCGTGGCCGAAGCGGGCGTGCGCAAGGCCAATCGCAAGGACCTGACCGTCGTGCTGATCGACGAAGGCTCGGCAGTCGGCGGGGTGTTCACCCAGAACCGTTTCTGCGCCGCGCCGGTGCAGGTCTGCCGCGACCACCTGGCCGCGAACTACGGCATCCGGGCGATGGTGATCAACACCGGCAATGCCAACGCCGGCACGGGCGAAGACGGGCTGATGCGCACGCGCTCCACCTGCATCGCGCTCGCGCGCAAGCTGGAGATCGCGCCCGAGCAGATCCTGCCGTTCTCCACCGGCGTGATCATGGAGCCGCTGCCCGTGGACCGCATCGAAGCGGGCCTGCCGGCCGCGCTGGCCGATGCCGACGCGAACCACTGGGCGCGCGCGGCCGAAGGCATCATGACCACCGACACGATTCCCAAGGCCTTCAGCCAGCAGGTTCAGATCGGCGGCGCCACTGTCACCATCACCGGCATCAGCAAGGGCGCCGGCATGATCCGCCCGAACATGGCGACCATGCTGGGCTTCATGGCCACCGACGCGAAGATCGATCCGTCGCTGATCCAGCCGCTGGCCAAGCTGCTGGCCGATGCCTCGTTCAATCGCGTGACCATCGACGGCGACACCTCGACCAACGACTCGTTCGTGGTCATTGCCACGCAGAAGGCGTCGCACGCGACCATCACGTCGCTCGATTCGGCCGACGGCAAGGCGCTTGTGGCCGCGATGCAGAACGTGGCCCGCCAACTGGCGCAGGCCATCGTGCGCGACGGCGAAGGCGCGACCAAGTTCATCACCATCCAGGTCGAAGGCGGCCGCGATGCCGCCGAGTGCAAGCAGGTGGCGTATGCCGTGGCGCATTCGCCGCTGGTCAAGACGGCCTTCTACGCCAGCGACCCGAATCTGGGCCGCATCCTGGCGGCCGTCGGCTATGCGGGCATCGCTGACCTCGACCAGACCGGCATCGACCTGTTCCTCGACGATGTGCACGTGGCCGTCAAGGGCGGACGCAACCCGTCGTACCGCGAAGAAGACGGCCAGCGCGTGATGAAGCAGAGCGAGATCACGGTGCGCATTGGCCTCGGCCGCGGCACGGCCAGCGAGACGGTGTGGACCTGCGACTTCAGCCACGAATATGTGACCATCAACGCCGACTACCGGTCATGA
- a CDS encoding ATP-binding protein — protein sequence MNEQFQKLIERAEQLISRIESILPQPLAAPADWNASIAWRYRRRNSGHGVLEPVKHVAAMALDSLKEIDVQKEKIARNTQQFVEGKPANNVLLTGARGTGKSSLIRACLQAYAPQGLRLIEVDKAELVDLPDIVEVVSQRPEKFIVFSDDLSFDEGEPGYKALKSILDGSIAASTPNVLIYATSNRRHLLPEYMKENLTYTHTDDGEVHPGEVIEEKISLSERFGLWVSFYPFSQNEYLTIVGQWLSSFGVDDAAIAAARPEALVWALERGSRSGRVAYQFARDYAGRSAA from the coding sequence ATGAACGAGCAGTTCCAGAAGCTGATCGAGCGCGCCGAGCAGCTCATTTCCCGCATCGAATCTATCCTTCCGCAGCCGCTGGCCGCGCCCGCCGACTGGAACGCATCCATCGCCTGGCGCTACCGCCGCCGCAACTCGGGCCACGGTGTGCTTGAGCCAGTGAAGCACGTGGCCGCGATGGCGCTCGATTCGCTGAAGGAAATCGACGTCCAGAAGGAAAAGATCGCGCGCAACACGCAGCAGTTCGTCGAAGGCAAGCCGGCCAACAACGTGCTGCTGACGGGCGCGCGTGGCACGGGCAAGTCGTCGTTGATCCGTGCTTGCCTGCAGGCTTATGCGCCGCAGGGCCTGCGCCTGATCGAAGTGGACAAGGCCGAACTCGTCGACCTGCCCGACATCGTCGAAGTTGTGTCGCAGCGTCCCGAGAAATTCATCGTGTTCAGCGACGACCTGAGCTTCGACGAAGGCGAGCCGGGCTACAAGGCGCTGAAGTCGATCCTCGACGGGTCGATTGCGGCCTCGACGCCCAACGTGCTGATCTACGCGACCAGCAACCGGCGCCACCTGCTGCCCGAGTACATGAAGGAAAACCTCACGTACACCCACACCGACGATGGCGAAGTCCATCCCGGCGAGGTGATCGAGGAAAAGATCTCGCTGTCGGAGCGCTTCGGCCTCTGGGTGAGCTTCTATCCCTTCAGCCAGAACGAGTACCTGACGATCGTGGGGCAGTGGCTCTCGTCGTTCGGCGTGGACGACGCAGCCATCGCGGCGGCGCGGCCCGAGGCGCTCGTGTGGGCGCTGGAGCGCGGTTCGCGCAGCGGCCGCGTGGCCTACCAGTTCGCGCGCGACTACGCGGGCCGGAGCGCCGCGTGA
- a CDS encoding NUDIX domain-containing protein gives MSEPRKHTEVAVGVLIRLSDDALLLSSRPEGKAYAGFWEFPGGKIEAGETVEEALRRELQEELGITIDGAEVWKITEHDYPHALVRLHWCKVTAWSGEFEMREGQQMAWQQLPLDVTPVLPGAFPVLQWLSEERGLPFVPPPVVAPVAPAN, from the coding sequence GTGAGCGAGCCTCGCAAGCACACGGAAGTCGCGGTCGGCGTGCTGATTCGCCTGTCCGACGACGCGCTGCTGCTCTCGAGCCGGCCCGAAGGCAAGGCCTATGCGGGCTTCTGGGAGTTTCCCGGCGGCAAGATCGAGGCGGGCGAGACGGTCGAAGAGGCACTGCGGCGCGAGCTGCAGGAGGAACTCGGCATCACCATCGACGGCGCCGAAGTCTGGAAGATCACGGAGCATGACTACCCGCATGCGCTGGTGCGCCTGCACTGGTGCAAGGTGACGGCCTGGAGCGGCGAGTTCGAGATGCGCGAAGGCCAGCAGATGGCCTGGCAACAGCTGCCGCTGGACGTGACGCCGGTACTCCCGGGCGCGTTTCCGGTGCTGCAATGGCTGTCGGAAGAGCGCGGCCTGCCGTTCGTGCCGCCTCCGGTCGTCGCGCCTGTTGCGCCGGCCAACTGA
- a CDS encoding acyltransferase family protein has product MHPKYRPDIDGLRAIAVGSVLVYHAFPTALMGGFVGVDIFFVISGFLITTIILQSLAAGDFSYRDFYARRIRRIFPALIVVLLATLCAGWYLLLSDEFAELGKQTVGGAAFVANLVFWGESGYFDTAAETKPLLHLWSLGIEEQFYIFWPLLLGLAWRKRWPIVRVVLVVAVVSFLVNVTTVHPLPAASFYSPASRFWELMVGGILACMRLKPPAPSAWRSHLQSVLGVGLIVLGLVMIRSNKAFPGWWALLPTLGAVSCIAAGPNGVLNKYLLSNRVMVWLGLISYPLYLWHWPLLAFVRIVEADPLHPSPVYRAGAMVASVLLAWATYRFVERYARNRPGAGTLKALGAGMVLLAAAGTAIFFGVPEPRNNSAQLQIVANAGLDADYYQGFKLDMIGDQLVYKVGGGPKRVLFLGDSHVQQYAPRVMELARTLSMEDKSAWFVTQGACPAVPGVFADKNIGCAERRTALLAYALSPEVDSVVIGGCWNCYFVGHGALEYYYRGADNVVHPFQGGDGIERSLASLEVTLRELARHKKVFLLLDNPGGPEFTPKRLIEGSRLTHMEASVSTPTTPLPADQKQLNDRLRAIAQASGAEAIDAMAVLCKDDQCIRTMPDGSPAYKDADHLRPRYTREEASYFDRTVRAVQQPSR; this is encoded by the coding sequence ATGCATCCCAAGTACCGTCCGGACATCGATGGGCTGCGCGCGATCGCGGTCGGGTCCGTGCTGGTGTATCACGCCTTCCCTACGGCGCTGATGGGCGGCTTCGTCGGGGTCGACATCTTCTTCGTGATCTCGGGCTTCCTGATCACGACCATCATTCTCCAGAGCCTCGCGGCGGGTGACTTCAGCTACCGCGACTTCTACGCACGGCGCATCCGGCGGATCTTTCCGGCGCTGATCGTGGTGCTGCTGGCGACGCTGTGCGCCGGCTGGTATCTGTTGCTGTCCGACGAGTTCGCCGAGCTCGGCAAGCAGACCGTGGGCGGCGCGGCGTTCGTCGCCAACCTGGTGTTCTGGGGCGAGTCGGGGTACTTCGACACCGCAGCCGAAACCAAGCCACTGCTGCACTTGTGGTCGCTGGGCATCGAGGAGCAGTTCTACATTTTCTGGCCGCTGCTGCTGGGGCTCGCATGGCGCAAGCGCTGGCCGATCGTGCGCGTGGTGCTGGTGGTCGCGGTGGTCTCGTTCCTGGTGAACGTGACGACGGTGCATCCGTTGCCGGCGGCGTCGTTCTACTCGCCGGCCTCCCGTTTCTGGGAGTTGATGGTGGGCGGCATCCTGGCCTGCATGCGGCTGAAGCCGCCGGCGCCGAGCGCGTGGCGCAGCCATTTGCAGTCGGTGCTGGGCGTCGGGTTGATCGTGCTCGGGCTGGTGATGATCCGCAGCAACAAGGCGTTCCCTGGCTGGTGGGCGCTGCTGCCCACGCTGGGCGCGGTGAGCTGCATCGCCGCGGGGCCGAACGGCGTGCTGAACAAGTACCTGCTGTCGAACCGGGTGATGGTGTGGCTCGGGCTCATCAGCTATCCGCTGTACCTGTGGCACTGGCCGCTGCTTGCGTTCGTGCGCATCGTGGAGGCCGACCCGCTGCATCCGTCGCCGGTCTACCGCGCAGGCGCGATGGTGGCCAGCGTGCTGCTCGCGTGGGCCACGTACCGCTTTGTCGAGCGCTATGCGAGAAACCGCCCCGGCGCGGGCACGCTCAAGGCACTGGGCGCGGGGATGGTGCTGCTGGCCGCCGCAGGCACGGCGATCTTCTTCGGCGTGCCCGAGCCGCGCAACAACAGCGCCCAACTGCAGATCGTCGCCAACGCCGGACTGGATGCCGACTACTACCAGGGCTTCAAGCTCGACATGATCGGCGACCAGCTGGTCTACAAGGTTGGCGGTGGGCCCAAGCGGGTGCTGTTCCTGGGCGACAGCCACGTGCAGCAGTACGCGCCGCGCGTGATGGAACTGGCCCGCACGCTGTCGATGGAAGACAAGTCGGCCTGGTTCGTGACCCAGGGCGCGTGTCCGGCGGTGCCGGGGGTCTTTGCGGACAAGAACATCGGATGCGCCGAGCGGCGCACTGCATTGCTGGCCTATGCACTGAGCCCCGAGGTCGATTCGGTGGTCATCGGCGGTTGCTGGAACTGCTACTTCGTCGGCCACGGCGCCCTGGAGTACTACTACCGCGGCGCGGACAACGTGGTCCACCCGTTCCAGGGCGGCGACGGCATCGAACGCTCGCTGGCCTCGCTGGAGGTCACGCTGCGCGAGCTGGCACGCCACAAGAAGGTCTTCCTGCTGCTCGACAACCCCGGTGGCCCGGAGTTCACGCCGAAGCGCCTGATCGAGGGCAGCCGCCTGACGCACATGGAGGCTTCGGTCTCGACGCCGACGACGCCGCTGCCGGCCGACCAGAAGCAGCTCAATGACCGGTTGCGCGCGATCGCGCAGGCGAGCGGAGCCGAGGCCATCGATGCGATGGCGGTGCTGTGCAAGGACGACCAGTGCATCCGTACGATGCCCGACGGTTCGCCCGCCTACAAGGACGCCGACCACCTGCGCCCGCGCTACACCCGGGAAGAGGCGAGCTACTTCGACCGCACGGTGCGCGCCGTGCAACAGCCGTCGCGCTGA